In Vanessa tameamea isolate UH-Manoa-2023 chromosome 19, ilVanTame1 primary haplotype, whole genome shotgun sequence, one genomic interval encodes:
- the LOC113397040 gene encoding papilin isoform X2: MGISSLRSLLLAAIVLSNCITWTASRHHYTHNVNGHRSRHRRQGAGLFLSASYIIPGGEGRGAWGEWSEVSPCSRTCGGGVASQKRICLEIASDGRPQCTGGDTKYFSCQTQDCPEGSKDFRAEQCAEYDDKSFRDQKYHWVPYTKGPNPCELNCMPRGERFYYRQKTKVIDGTRCSDESFDVCVDGVCQPVGCDMMLGSNAREDKCRQCRGNGTNCHTTSGILDSQDFRKGYNDILLIPQGATNIFIEERKASNNYLALRAKYDNVYYLNGEYHIDFPRSLMIAGALWHYERSQQGFAAPDKLRCLGPTNEPLYLSLLLQDQNVGISYEYSVPSALAPPPNQQYNWVHEEFSACSASCGGGYQTRQVTCRSREELEVVNDTLCDEGLKPPTNQSCNTESCPARWVEGPWSPCSKPCGDGGTRSRQVHCEKIITNGFPSIVSDKECFDLLGPKPELYQECNKNATCPTWFTGPWKPCNKLCGEGKQTRQVVCHQKMNGRVEVYDDSVCTEEKPIVEQTCILHPCDGVDWVLTEWTGCDTCLSTMRTRSAHCATKDHKVVDAKLCAYHTPPTLEESCDRTELPACQTLWYATQWSECSAKCGKGNQTRRVFCGLFDGVAVTKVDDDRCESSSKYRDTKECEVPKEKCPAKWFAGPWSECTKKCDGGEQYRRVMCLSGGREVMECSEVEVLDSSQSCNTNPCGIDEMLPLDSKSTPIMDDYEYEDCIEEEEEYPEENAEAIETSSEDIGISLVPDFGRDKVTEGSGYTSPSEYDTYYGSGSGETEDDDSTTESETGSTDVTETFTESTIILSTSSSESTPVDESTIKDDTSESTTSTEKIIEDETDTSMTEEAVITTDSAESTTLSDSDLTTVSSYSTESSDITITTEAGSTEVTGTESKEATEIDSIETTVSTETTDISSVSTVDISTTTKDIDSTETTEKDSTETTTFDSTVTSTEGTETSDTTESESTMSTESTVTDLTKETESDSTDISVTDTTIEKETGSTETTTSDLTDTTEASSTSVIDLTITTDRETETSDTVSTDVTEEEISTTDSSTTIISETSSSDIEITSTEGTTSDTGISTTEEKSTITTEAESSTSSTDKELSESTTSFDTVSTISSTLETTEVSTTEGTESSTEGTESATEGTESSTEGTESSTEGTESSTEGTDSSTEGTESNTEGTESNTEGTESSTENAATTESSVTEFTDESTTQAPDLSTTVESTGTTESVSSSESSTVEESTGSTTVGSSTSLEDMSTTEQSTSWTWTTVVVSSPNKERCKAKKKKAKCIRSKFGCCPDKRTPAAGPFDEGCPNPETCKDSKFGCCPDGVSPAAGLRAAGCPVTPCNETLYGCCKSDNITAAEGNDQQGCPAPLPPCHHSKYGCCKDEKTEPKGPHKQGCPETVAETEKPDTTESEGGCAGSEFGCCYDNETDASGPNGEGCPCSISEFGCCPDGVSTARGINLEGCVMSCNTSAYGCCPDGETPAHGLEYEGCCLQYAFGCCPDNYKPAEGPHLEGCGCEYAHYGCCPDNITVARGPNGEGCGCQYSQYRCCPDGHTEAKGPEFDGCGCHTYQFGCCDDGVTVVTGPNQQGCLCRESKYGCCGDEITAARGPNMDGCDCSNSKYGCCPDGITEAKGKNFLNCTDVPHNRQAACAFASDRGSCRNFSVYWYYDMTYGGCSRFWYGGCEGNENRFVNNDECEDICVRPKPKEACNLPKVKGACSGYHVRWYYDSAREQCSQFVYGGCLGNANNFDSQELCQQRCEPQRSKDQCNLEIERGPCAGNFQRWGFNSERRRCEQFVWGGCGGNDNRFSSEAACLLRCDPPGAPQQACSLPKEAGNCTEKHPAWSFSATENRCLPFYYSGCGGNDNRFNDERSCIDACPSAYEKETCTLPALTGDCADYTQRWFYDTKNRRCRQFYYGGCGGNENNFNSERECEDNCMEQVVITTLRPPRPTTSQPSPYEHERPDFCYFEIDSGPCTQPQTRWAFDTATGTCRQFQYGGCEGNRNNFPDENYCISYCVPAPAPATTTTLQPILDNRYGPENIQDVCQQPMLAGPCDQSLMQWFYDAASDACSQFTYGGCEGNANRFNTQEECERRCRSGPPKSQVLPKTTSSTTTIAPEYIPTECQVSPTLEECRSEGLVWFLDLGKRACVAHDNQGSGAKCRHTGVFGSEEACERSCGAFRDLDVCRYQVDPGPCRAAIAKVYYDNTAGRCEEFTYGGCHGGPNRFSTIAECEQVCRPNIDPCRQHPEPGNCLANLYMWYYDSARDECGQFIYGGCNGNDNRFETREECEGRCKTSSTTTVASVRATTTPTISNIVPTTLSADLECATPHSLEACGENITIYYYDTKTQACLAGDFGACRYPNSYRTEEECERRCGAFRGLDVCGSPLDPGPCISAITKVYWNSVSGRCLNYAYGGCLGGPNRFSTVDECEEVCGGTGPEPACLRAVSSGEAGCGLSSRRWYYSAASGDCLAFVYAGCGGNDNNFLSYEECALLCKRTPAVVEPNESVDSHETDVGGNEVLPDCDRYNEECSTLRCEYGVQRTRTSGGCERCSCVPVDVNCELLRHECESLRCTYGIHRSTGPDGCERCICIDHPCANKNCPAGERCVATAYRDPITQDARYAAECRIANKTGSCPPESVIPAVADGQCRRECNDDADCLGIGKCCSSGCSQLCLEPLSATSPAPRHTTRAPELPQAPSANVEETQPELVASEGDKATLRCLFHGNPPPKITWRRGAVTIESDMGRYRLLSDGALEIVSLYRNDSGVYICVADNGIGSATQEIRLEVADPVERPAAIAGTPDATVAGELGRPLSVRCLAYGHPAPAIYWYRGRNGPMVPYSSPLYEARGYVLLIRKLTVETLGEYVCQAYNGIGKPADWAFVVHAYQPEGSGDHPYLIPREDDVVVVTPREPQLATTTPTVPDIEIPVFTVPVNTRLTAERSRVPVGAEINLPCDVDGYPLPTVRWTKDGMTIVSSDRVILTDARLTVLHANTNDSGVYGCHASNDYSSHYSTVSITVEGLYIPPNCKDNPYFATCHLIVRSKFCHHKYYSGFCCKSCVEAGQLDPSELSMQADSWTWKK, encoded by the exons GAAATAGC GTCAGATGGTCGACCACAGTGCACGGGGGGCGACACGAAGTACTTTTCGTGTCAAACACAAGATTGCCCAGAAGGCTCCAAAGATTTCAGAGCTGAACAGTGCGCTGAATATGATGACAAGAGCTTCAGGGACCAGAAATATca CTGGGTGCCGTACACGAAAGGACCAAACCCGTGCGAGCTTAACTGTATGCCTCGCGGGGAACGTTTTTACTATCGCCAAAAGACTAAAGTGATCGACGGTACGCGATGTAGCGACGAGTCCTTCGATGTGTGTGTAGATGGTGTTTGTCAG CCCGTCGGTTGTGATATGATGTTAGGCTCAAACGCGCGCGAAGACAAATGCCGGCAATGTCGTGGAAATGGCACTAACTGTCACACTACCAGCGGCATACTGGACTCTCAAGACTTTAGGAAAG GTTATAACGACATACTCCTGATACCCCAAGGAGctacgaatatatttatagaggAGAGGAAGGCATCGAATAATTATTTAG CGCTAAGAGCGAAATACGACAACGTATATTATCTGAACGGCGAATACCACATCGACTTTCCTCGAAGCTTAATGATCGCGGGTGCGCTGTGGCATTACGAGCGCAGCCAGCAAGGTTTCGCCGCTCCGGACAAGTTGCGATGTCTCGGACCCACCAACGAACCCCTTTATCTTTCG CTCCTATTGCAAGATCAAAACGTGGGCATTAGTTATGAATACAGCGTACCTTCTGCTCTAGCGCCACCTCCAAACCAGCAGTATAATTGGGTTCATGAAGAGTTTTCTGCATGCAGTGCATCTTGTGGTGGAG GTTATCAAACTCGCCAAGTCACATGCCGATCACGCGAAGAACTAGAAGTAGTTAATGACACTCTTTGTGATGAAGGCCTAAAACCCCCAACTAACCAGAGCTGTAATACCGAATCCTGCCCTGCACGATGGGTGGAGGGTCCTTGGAGTCCATGCTCTAAACCTTGCGGAGATGGAGGCACTAGATCGCGACAAGTTCACTGCGAGAAAATCATCACAAATGG GTTCCCATCGATAGTATCGGATAAAGAGTGCTTTGACCTTCTAGGACCTAAACCAGAACTTTACCAGGAATGTAATAAAAACGCTACATGCCCTACTTGGTTTACCGGACCCTGGAAACCT TGTAACAAACTTTGCGGAGAGGGCAAACAGACACGTCAAGTAGTTTGCCACCAAAAAATGAACGGGCGAGTGGAAGTATACGACGACAGTGTCTGTACGGAAGAAAAACCAATCGTAGAACAGACATGTATATTGCATCCTTGCGACGGCGTTGATTGGGTTCTCACTGAATGGACTGGT TGTGATACATGTTTGTCAACGATGCGCACTCGTTCTGCACACTGCGCTACCAAGGACCACAAGGTGGTAGACGCAAAGCTTTGTGCATACCACACGCCGCCAACTCTCGAGGAGAGCTGTGACCGTACCGAATTGCCAGCCTGTCAAACGTTGTGGTACGCAACGCAGTGGAGCGAG TGTTCAGCAAAATGCGGAAAAGGGAACCAAACTCGTCGAGTTTTCTGTGGATTATTTGATGGAGTCGCAGTGACAAAAGTGGACGACGACCGCTGTGAATCAAGCTCAAAGTACAGAGATACTAAAGAATGCGAAGTGCCAAAGGAAAAATGTCCTGCCAAATGGTTTGCTGGACCCTGGTCTGAG TGTACCAAAAAATGTGATGGAGGGGAACAATACCGTCGCGTAATGTGCCTGAGTGGAGGACGCGAAGTTATGGAGTGTAGCGAAGTCGAAGTGCTCGACTCCAGTCAATCCTGTAACACAAATCCTTGTGGCATAG ATGAAATGTTGCCACTTGATTCAAAATCAACTCCAATAATGGACGATTATGAATATGAAGATTGCATTGAGGAAGAGGAAGAATATCCCGAGGAAAACGCTGAAGCTATCGAAACTAGCTCTGAAGATATTGGTATATCATTG GTTCCTGACTTCGGACGAGATAAAGTTACTG AAGGATCCGGTTATACGTCCCCCAGTGAATATGATACATACTATGGATCCGGCTCAG gAGAGACTGAGGATGATGATAGTACTACAGAATCAGAAACAGGAAGTACAGATGTAACGGAAACATTCACCGAAAGTACGATTATATTAAGCACAAGTTCATCTGAGTCTACTCCTGTAGATGAATCAACAATAAAAGATGATACATCAGAAAGTACCACAAGTACAGAAAAAATTATCGAAGATGAAACAGATACAAGTATGACTGAAG AAGCAGTAATAACAACAGACTCCGCAGAGTCGACCACGCTGAGCGATTCGGACTTAACGACAGTCAGTTCATATTCAACAGAATCTAGCGATATCACAATAACAACTGAAGCAGGATCTACTGAAGTTACAGGCACTGAATCAAAAGAAGCTACTGAGATTGATTCAATAGAAACTACAGTTTCTACAGAAACTACTGATATTAGTTCGGTTTCAACGGTTGATATTTCTACCACAACTAAAGATATTGATTCAACTGAAACGACTGAAAAGGATTCTACGGAAACTACAACTTTCGACTCGACAGTAACATCTACTGAAGGTACTGAAACATCTGACACTACAGAAAGTGAATCGACAATGTCTACCGAATCTACAGTTACGGACTTGACAAAAGAAACGGAATCTGATTCTACAGATATTTCCGTTACCGATACTACAATAGAAAAGGAGACCGGGTCTACTGAAACAACAACTTCTGATTTAACAGATACAACAGAAGCTAGTTCTACGTCAGTTATAGATTTAACAATAACGACAGACAGAGAGACCGAAACTTCGGATACGGTATCTACGGATGTAACCGAAGAAGAAATAAGCACAACAGACAGTAGTACTACTATAATCAGTGAGACCTCAA GTTCTGACATAGAAATTACTTCGACTGAAGGAACCACTAGTGATACTGGCATCAGTACAACCGAGGAAAAATCAACAATAACTACAGAAGCCGAAAGTAGTACTTCTTCGACCGATAAAGAATTAAGTGAATCTACAACTAGCTTTGATACTGTTTCAACAATAAGTTCAACATTGGAGACAACTGAAGTAAGCACTACAGAGGGTACTGAATCAAGTACAGAGGGTACTGAATCAGCTACAGAGGGTACTGAATCAAGTACAGAGGGTACTGAATCAAGTACAGAGGGTACTGAATCAAGTACAGAGGGTACTGATTCAAGTACAGAGGGTACTGAATCAAATACAGAGGGTACTGAATCAAATACAGAGGGTACTGAATCAAGTACAGAAAATGCGGCAACCACTGAATCATCCGTAACAGAGTTTACCGACGAAAGTACTACACAAGCACCTGATTTAAGTACTACTGTGGAATCGACAGGAACTACTGAATCTGTTAGTAGTAGTGAGAGTTCCACCGTCGAAG AGAGCACGGGAAGTACTACAGTTGGTAGTTCAACGTCCCTGGAAGACATGTCAACAACAGAACAATCGA CATCATGGACTTGGACGACCGTTGTTGTCAGCTCACCTAACAAAGAACGCTGCAAAGCCAAAAAGAAGAAAGCTAAGTGTATTCGAAGCAAGTTTGGTTGCTGCCCTGACAAAAGAACGCCTGCTGCTGGGCCATTCGATGAAG GTTGTCCGAACCCGGAGACCTGCAAGGATTCCAAATTTGGTTGCTGTCCCGACGGAGTGTCGCCTGCAGCCGGTCTTCGCGCAGCCGGCTGTCCAGTCACTCCATGTAATGAAACTTTATATGGATGTTGTAAATCGGACAACATTACAGCAGCCGAAGGTAACGATCAACAAGGATGTCCGGCACCACTGCCACCCTGTCATCATTCGAA ATATGGTTGTTGCAAAGATGAAAAAACAGAGCCAAAGGGTCCACACAAACAAGGCTGTCCAGAAACAG TTGCAGAGACTGAAAAACCAGATACTACAGAATCCGAAGGAGGATGTGCTGGCTCGGAATTCGGATGTTGTTATGACAACGAGACGGATGCTTCGGGACCAAATGGAGAAGGTTGTCCGTGCAGTATTTCTGAATTCGGTTGCTGTCCTGATGGTGTTTCAACAG CTCGAGGCATCAATTTGGAAGGTTGCGTAATGTCTTGCAATACCTCAGCTTACGGCTGCTGCCCCGACGGGGAGACCCCGGCGCATGGATTAGAATATGAGGGTTGCTGCTTGCAGTACGCGTTCGGGTGTTGTCCTGATAATTACAAGCCGGCTGAGGGCCCACATTTGGAAg GATGTGGCTGCGAATATGCCCATTATGGATGCTGCCCGGACAATATTACCGTCGCACGAGGACCGAATGGTGAAGGCTGTGGTTGTCAGTACTCTCAATATAGATGCTGTCCAGATGG ACACACAGAAGCCAAGGGTCCCGAATTCGACGGGTGTGGCTGCCACACATACCAATTTGGTTGCTGTGATGATGGTGTCACGGTCGTCACCGGCCCGAACCAACAAGGTTGTTTATGTCGTGAGTCCAAGTACGGATGTTGCGGAGACGAGATTACAGCCGCTAGAGGTCCCAATATGGATGGTTGCGACTGTTCCAACAGCAAATATGGTTGTTGCCCTGATGGAATCACTGAGGCGAAGGGCAAGAACTTCTTAAACTGCACTGACGTTCCCCATAACCGACAAG CCGCATGTGCATTTGCAAGCGACCGAGGTTCTTGCCGAAACTTCTCCGTGTATTGGTACTACGATATGACATACGGAGGCTGTTCTCGGTTTTGGTACGGCGGCTGTGAGGGCAATGAAAACAGATTCGTTAACAATGATGAGTGCGAAGACATTTGTGTGCGACCAAAGCCAAAGG AAGCCTGCAATCTACCGAAAGTGAAGGGGGCATGCTCCGGTTACCACGTCCGCTGGTACTATGACTCTGCTCGCGAACAATGCTCTCAGTTTGTTTACGGTGGCTGTCTCGGAAATGCCAACAATTTCGACTCCCAGGAACTCTGTCAACAACGCTGCGAACCACAGAGGAGTAAag ACCAATGCAATCTTGAAATCGAACGCGGCCCATGTGCCGGCAACTTCCAACGCTGGGGCTTCAACAGCGAACGGCGACGATGCGAGCAGTTTGTGTGGGGTGGTTGCGGCGGTAATGACAACCGCTTCAGCTCCGAGGCCGCCTGCTTGTTACGCTGCGACCCGCCCGGCGCGCCACAGC AGGCATGTTCGCTACCAAAAGAGGCAGGCAATTGCACTGAGAAGCATCCCGCCTGGTCATTTAGTGCCACCGAAAACCGCTGCCTACCCTTCTATTATTCTGGCTGCGGTGGAAATGATAATCGTTTCAACGACGAGCGGTCTTGTATTGATGCTTGTCCAAGTGCTTACG AAAAAGAAACATGTACACTGCCGGCTTTGACCGGCGACTGTGCCGACTATACACAGAGATGGTTTTACGACACTAAAAACAGAAG atgtcGTCAGTTCTACTACGGTGGATGCGGAGGTAATGAAAACAACTTCAATTCAGAACGTGAGTGTGAGGACAATTGCATGGAACAAGTGGTCATTACAACCCTTCGTCCACCAAGACCAACAACATCACAACCTTCACCGTATGAACACGAAAGACCag ACTTCTGTTACTTTGAAATCGATTCGGGGCCGTGCACGCAACCGCAGACGCGCTGGGCATTCGACACGGCGACCGGCACGTGTAGGCAATTCCAGTACGGTGGCTGCGAAGGCAATCGCAACAACTTCCCCGACGAGAATTACTGCATCTCCTATTGTGTGCCCGCACCCGCACCCGCCACCACCACAACACTTCAGCCCATCCTCGACAACCGCTATGGCCCCGAGAACATACAGG ATGTCTGCCAGCAACCAATGTTGGCGGGTCCGTGCGACCAGTCACTAATGCAATGGTTCTACGATGCAGCAAGCGATGCCTGTAGCCAGTTTACTTACGGCGGTTGTGAAGGCAATGCTAATCG attcaaCACACAAGAGGAATGCGAGCGGCGATGCAGATCAGGGCCACCTAAATCTCAAGTTCTCCCGAAGACTACTTCTTCGACTACAACCATAGCTCCG gAGTACATTCCAACCGAATGCCAAGTGTCCCCAACGCTTGAGGAGTGCAGAAGCGAGGGATTGGTTTGGTTCCTGGACCTAGGAAAACGAGCCTGTGTGGCGCATGACAACCAGGGCTCGGGTGCAAAATGCAGACACACTGGGGTCTTCGGTTCAGAAGAGGCCTGCGAGCGATCTTGTGGAGCTTTTAGAGATCTCG ATGTATGTCGGTACCAAGTGGACCCTGGACCATGCCGCGCGGCCATCGCCAAGGTGTACTACGACAACACGGCAGGACGCTGCGAGGAGTTCACGTACGGTGGCTGTCACGGTGGTCCGAATCGCTTCTCCACCATAGCAGAATGTGAACAAGTTTGCAGACCTAAcatag ATCCCTGTAGGCAGCATCCAGAGCCTGGCAACTGTTTGGCGAATCTATACATGTGGTACTACGATTCAGCGCGCGATGAGTGTGGACAGTTTATTTATGGCGGCTGCAATGGAAACGACAATAG GTTCGAAACTCGAGAAGAATGCGAAGGCCGTTGCAAAACGAGTTCAACGACCACAGTCGCTTCTGTCCGTGCAACTACAACTCCGACGATTTCCAACATTGTACCTACCACACTG TCTGCGGACTTGGAATGTGCAACTCCCCATTCATTGGAAGCTTGCGGcgaaaacattacaatttattactaCGACACGAAGACTCAAGCATGTTTAGCAGGGGACTTCGGTGCTTGTCGGTACCCGAACAGTTATCGTACGGAGGAGGAATGTGAAAGGAGGTGCGGTGCATTCAGAGGCCTCG acGTATGTGGTTCACCTCTCGATCCTGGACCATGTATATCCGCAATCACCAAAGTCTACTGGAACTCCGTATCGGGCCGGTGCCTGAACTATGCATACGGTGGCTGCCTCGGCGGACCCAATCGCTTCTCCACCGTAGATGAGTGTGAAGAAGTCTGCGGAGGCACGGGACCAG AGCCGGCGTGTCTGCGGGCGGTATCGTCGGGCGAGGCGGGCTGCGGCCTGTCCTCGCGCCGCTGGTACTACAGCGCCGCCAGCGGGGACTGCCTGGCCTTCGTGTACGCGGGCTGCGGCGGCAACGACAACAACTTCCTCTCGTACGAAGAGTGTGCGCTCCTCTGCAAGAGGACGCCCGCCG TGGTCGAGCCCAACGAGTCTGTCGACAGTCATGAGACCGATGTGGGCGGCAATGAGGTTCTGCCAGATTGTGACCGCTACAACGAAGAATGCTCGACACTGCGCTGCGAATACGGCGTACAGCGCACGCGCACGTCTGGAGGTTGCGAGCGCTGCTCGTGCGTGCCCGTCGATGTTAACTGCGAGCTATTACGCCACGAATGCGAGAGCCTACGTTGCACCTACGGTATACACCGATCTACCGGTCCCGACGGTTGCGAGAG ATGTATATGCATCGACCACCCATGCGCAAACAAGAACTGTCCTGCGGGTGAGCGCTGCGTAGCGACAGCTTACAGAGATCCAATCACACAGGACGCTCGTTATGCGGCCGAATGCAGGATCG cgAATAAAACTGGTTCCTGTCCACCGGAAAGTGTCATACCTGCGGTGGCAGATGGACAGTGCAGACGAGAATGTAACGACGATGCGGACTGCCTAGGCATTGGCAAGTGCTGCTCGAGTGGCTGCAGCCAACTCTGCCTCGAGCCACTCTCTGCCACCAGCCCCGCGCCTCGCCATACCACACGTGCCCCCG AATTACCGCAAGCACCGAGTGCCAACGTTGAAGAAACGCAACCTGAGCTGGTGGCAAGCGAGGGCGACAAGGCAACGCTTCGCTGCTTGTTCCACGGCAACCCTCCACCCAAGATCACCTGGCGTAGAGGAGCTGTCACG ATCGAGAGTGACATGGGTCGGTACAGGCTGCTGTCCGACGGAGCGTTGGAGATAGTGTCGTTGTATCGCAACGACTCGGGCGTGTACATTTGCGTGGCGGACAACGGAATCGGAAGCGCCACGCAAGAAATACGCCTCGAGGTTGCCG ATCCGGTGGAAAGGCCAGCGGCAATAGCGGGTACACCCGACGCCACGGTCGCCGGAGAGCTCGGCCGACCGCTGAGCGTGCGCTGTCTCGCCTACGGACATCCTGCACCTGCTATCTACTGGTACCGAGGTCGAAACGGTCCCATGGTGCCCTATAGTAGTCCGCTCTACGAGGCCCGAGGCTATGTGCTCCTGATCCGAAAGCTAACTGTCGAGACTCTCGGCGAGTACGTCTGCCAGGCATACAATGGAATTGGCAAACCAGCGGACTGGGCTTTTGTGGTTCATGCGTACCAACCCGAAGGTTCCGGAGATCATCCGTACTTGATACCGCGGGAAGATGACGTGGTGGTAGTGACGCCTCGTGAGCCGCAACTTGCAACGACTACACCGACAGTGCCTGATATAGAAATACCTGTGTTTACCG TGCCCGTGAACACTCGACTGACTGCGGAGCGCTCACGTGTGCCTGTGGGTGCGGAGATCAACCTACCGTGTGACGTAGATGGCTACCCCTTACCAACCGTTCGCTGGACCAAGGACGGCATGACGATCGTCTCTAGCGATCGCGTCATTCTAACTG ATGCGCGACTGACAGTGCTTCACGCGAATACGAACGATAGCGGCGTATACGGATGTCATGCTTCTAACGATTACAGCTCGCACTATTCTACAGTCTCCATTACCGTTGAAG gATTGTACATCCCGCCGAACTGCAAGGATAACCCATACTTCGCCACGTGTCATCTTATTGTCCGGAGCAAATTCTGCCACCACAAATATTATTCTGG TTTTTGCTGCAAGTCGTGTGTGGAGGCAGGTCAACTTGACCCGAGCGAGCTCAGCATGCAGGCGGACTCCTGGACTTGGAAGAAGTAG